One Oncorhynchus keta strain PuntledgeMale-10-30-2019 unplaced genomic scaffold, Oket_V2 Un_contig_7953_pilon_pilon, whole genome shotgun sequence DNA window includes the following coding sequences:
- the LOC118375319 gene encoding ATP-dependent translocase ABCB1 isoform X4 — MGREDGDMPDSLPTIPEGYPNLAFHEDKKPQEWMTEGQPTVDTERKPKKGLGRKKKEPAKAVGFFQLFRYATGCEVLLMIIGLLCAALHGIALPLMCVVFGQMTDSFVQSGQQLNLTANFPVEEIRALLNSTDGCIQIPGVDIEALMTRRAYYFIGIGCAVFLLGTFQVMLFLLTATKQTKRIREKYFHAILHQQMSWFDTHQIGVLNVRLTDDINTINEGLGDKICVFVQFFCTFLSGFIIGFIFGWKLTLVILAVSPLLAGSAAVWSKILATLTSKELSAYAKAGAVAEEILVAIRTVVAFNGQKKAVERYERNLEDAKNFGIKKAITTNVSMGFTQFVIFGAYALAFWYGTKLSVDEPENYTIGKTITVFFSVMIGAFSLGQGAPNLEAIAKARGAAYEVYNTIDQPRPIDSSSKEGHKPDCVKGDIEFKNIHFSYPSRKDVKILQGVNLTVPRGKTIALVGASGCGKSTTIQLLQRFYDPDSGEITLDGRDIRTLNVKWLRENMGIVSQEPVLFGTTIAENIRYGREDATDEDIERAVREANAYDFISKLPDKLNTMVGERGAQLSGGQKQRIAIARALVKNPKILLLDEATSALDTQSESVVQAALDKARAGRTTIVIAHRLSTIRTADVIAGFSNGEVVEQGTHRELMAKKGVYYSLVMQQSQGKPEEDEEDPVEEDNPPKYEDLDSVLYDSSDMDELEVGNEEGIENGGFEKNSISSGRVEMKTTRRKSKKSKKDKKKEKKPDEAPDISFTRILALNKPEWPYMLVGTLSSLVGGAVYPCVAIIFAKIIGVFSEVDPEVKRQKTMMFSLLFLLIGGVAFVTYFLQGYMFGKSGELLTMRLRRQVFHAMMRQEIGWFDDNDNAVGVLTTRLATDASLVKGATGSRLGLATNTVCALTIAIVVAFIHSWQLTLLILACVPFLIGANFIQMRAMAGHASKDQGALEQSGKISTETVENFKTVVGLTREDVFFHKFMDSLERPYQNGLVKAPIYGLTFAVAQAIPYMVNAAIFRFGSWLIAHCHTEYENVFLVYSVIIFAAMNIGESASFAPDFAKAKVAAGRILGLLEKKPEIDIYSEEGEKPTDFVGDIEFRGIHFAYPTRQNVRVLQGLNVSVGPGQTLALVGESGCGKSTSIQLLERFYSPAEGQVLVDGLDTKTLNLSWLRSQLGLVSQEPILFDCSISENIQYGDNSREVSQDEIEEAAKNANIHDFIMGLPEKYNTRVGDKGTQMSGGQKQRIAIARALVRQPKVLLLDEATSALDTESEKIVQQALDAARQGRTCIVIAHRLSTIQNADQIAVIQYGQVTEQGTHTDLMAKGGAYYALVNAQVNH; from the exons CCAATTTCCCTGTGGAGGAGATCAGAGCTTTATTGAACTCAACTGACGGATGTATTCAAATTCCTGGAGTTGATATAGAAGCTCTAATGACTCG ACGTGCCTATTACTTCATTGGGATCGGTTGTGCTGTGTTCCTGCTGGGGACCTTTCAGGTGATGTTGTTCTTGTTGACAGCCACCAAACAGACCAAACGGATCCGGGAGAAATACTTCCATGCCATCCTCCACCAACAGATGTCCTGGTTTGATACACACCAGATAGGAGTTCTCAACGTCAGGTTAACAGA tgacatcaacacaATCAACGAAGGCCTTGGAGACAAGATCTGTGTGTTCGTGCAATTCTTCTGCACCTTCTTGTCAGGGTTCATCATTGGTTTCATCTTCGGCTGGAAGCTAACCCTCGTCATCCTGGCCGTCAGTCCTCTCCTGGCAGGATCAGCTGCCGTCTGGTCCAAA ATACTTGCCACCCTGACCAGTAAGGAGCTGTCTGCCTATGCCAAAGCAGGGGCGGTAGCTGAAGAGATACTGGTGGCTATCAGGACAGTTGTGGCTTTCAATGGACAGAAGAAAGCTGTGGAAAG GTATGAAAGAAACTTGGAGGATGCTAAAAACTTTGGAATAAAGAAAGCCATCACCACTAACGTGTCCATGGGCTTCACCCAGTTTGTCATATTTGGGGCGTACGCCTTGGCTTTCTGGTACGGGACCAAGCTCTCTGTAGACGAGCCTGAAAACTACACCATTGGAAAAACCATTACA GTCTTCTTCTCGGTGATGATTGGGGCGTTCTCTTTGGGCCAGGGTGCGCCTAACTTGGAAGCCATCGCCAAAGCCCGGGGTGCTGCCTATGAAGTCTACAATACCATTGACCAG CCGCGGCCCATAGACAGCAGTTCAAAGGAAGGTCACAAACCAGACTGTGTGAAAGGAGACATTGAATTCAAGAACATCCACTTCAGCTACCCCTCCAGGAAAGATGTCAAA ATTCTTCAAGGAGTGAATCTGACAGTGCCTCGTGGGAAGACCATAGCTCTGGTTGGAGCCAGTGGATGTGGGAAGAGCACCACCATTCAGCTACTGCAGCGCTTTTATGATCCCGACTCAGGAGAG ATTACCCTGGATGGTCGGGACATCCGGACCCTGAATGTGAAGTGGCTGAGGGAGAATATGGGTATCGTCAGTCAGGAACCTGTGCTATTCGGAACAACCATTGCAGAAAACATCCGCTATGGCAGAGAGGATGCCACAGATGAGGACATCGAACGGGCCGTGAGGGAGGCCAACGCGTACGACTTCATCTCCAAACTCCCCGAT AAGCTGAACACCATGGTGGGGGAGCGGGGAGCCCAGCTCAGTGGAGGACAGAAGCAGAGGATAGCTATCGcccgggccctggtcaaaaacccCAAGATCCTCCTGCTGGATGAGGCCACCTCCGCGCTGGACACCCAGAGTGAGTCGGTCGTTCAGGCCGCTCTGGATAAG GCCAGAGCGGGCCGCACCACAATAGTGATCGCCCACCGCCTGTCCACCATCAGAACAGCTGACGTGATCGCTGGCTTCAGCAACGGAGAGGTGGTGGAGCAGGGAACACACAGGGAACTGATGGCCAAGAAGGGGGTTTACTACTCTCTGGTCATGCAGCAG AGTCAAGGGAAGccagaggaagatgaagaggaccCTGTGGAAGAGGATAACCCTCCTAAATATGAGGATCTGGATTCTGTCCTATATGACTCATCTGACATGGATGAGCTGGAAGTGGGAAACGAGGAAGGAATAGAAAACGGCGGCTTTGAAAAGAACTCAATCAGCAGTGGCCGTGTGGAAATGAAGACGACCAGGAGGAAATCTAAGAAGTCCAAGAAGGACAAGAAG AAGGAAAAGAAACCAGATGAAGCTCCAGACATCTCCTTCACCAGAATCCTGGCCTTGAACAAGCCCGAGTGGCCGTACATGTTGGTAGGAACCCTGTCTAGCTTGGTGGGGGGAGCCGTTTATCCCTGTGTCGCCATCATCTTCGCCAAGATCATTGGA GTGTTTTCCGAGGTTGACCCGGAAGTCAAACGACAGAAAACCATGATGTTTTCCCTGCTCTTCCTTCTCATCGGAGGAGTGGCTTTTGTCACCTACTTCCTACAG GGTTACATGTTTGGAAAATCAGGAGAGCTTCTTACCATGAGGCTGAGGAGGCAGGTATTCCATGCCATGATGAGACAG GAGATTGGATGGTTTGATGACAACGACAATGCAGTGGGAGTTCTAACCACCAGATTGGCCACCGATGCATCTCTGGTTAAAGGG GCGACTGGGTCTAGGTTGGGTCTGGCCACCAACACAGTCTGTGCTCTCACCATCGCCATTGTGGTGGCCTTCATCCACAGCTGGCAGCTCACCCTCCTCATCCTCGCCTGTGTGCCCTTCCTCATTGGAGCCAACTTCATTCAGATGAGGGCCATGGCAGGCCACGCCTCCAAAGACCAGGGTGCCCTGGAGCAGTCTGGGAAG ATATCTACAGAGACCGTTGAAAACTTCAAGACAGTTGTTGGATTGACACGGGAGGACGTCTTCTTTCACAAGTTCATGGACAGTCTAGAAAGACCATACCA GAACGGTTTGGTGAAGGCTCCCATCTACGGACTAACATTTGCCGTTGCCCAAGCAATCCCTTACATGGTCAATGCTGCAATCTTCCGCTTTGGGTCCTGGCTTATTGCTCACTGTCACACAGAATATGAAAATGTTTTCCT TGTGTATTCTGTGATCATATTTGCTGCCATGAACATAGGAGAATCAGCATCTTTTGCTCCTGACTTTGCCAAAGCGAAAGTAGCTGCAGGAAGAATTCTTGGCTTGTTGGAGAAGAAACCAGAGATTGACATTTAcagtgaggagggggagaagccA ACGGACTTTGTCGGGGACATTGAGTTCCGAGGGATCCACTTTGCATACCCGACCCGTCAGAATGTGAGGGTTCTCCAGGGGTTGAACGTGTCAGTGGGGCCTGGTCAGACCCTGGCCCTGGTCGGGGAGAGTGGCTGTGGTAAAAGCACCTCCATTCAACTACTGGAGCGCTTCTATAGCCCTGCTGAAGGACAAGTG TTAGTGGATGGGTTGGATACTAAGACCCTGAACCTGTCGTGGCTGAGGTCTCAGCTGGGCCTGGTGTCCCAGGAGCCCATCCTGTTCGACTGCAGCATCTCAGAGAACATCCAGTACGGGGACAACAGCAGAGAGGTCTCCCAGGATGAGATAGAGGAGGCAGCCAAGAACGCCAACATCCATGACTTCATCATGGGCCTGCCAGAG aaATACAATACCAGGGTTGGGGACAAGGGGACCCAGATGTCTGGAGGTCAGAAACAGAGGATAGCCATCGCCAGAGCACTGGTCAGGCAGCCTAAAGTACTGCTGCTGGATGAAGCCACTTCCGCCCTGGACACAGAGAGTGAGAAG ATTGTCCAACAGGCCTTAGATGCCGCCCGGCAGGGCCGCACCTGCATCGTGATCGCCCATCGCCTGTCTACCATCCAGAACGCAGACCAGATAGCGGTAATTCAGTATGGTCAGGTGACAGAGCAGGGTACACATACTGACCTCATGGCTAAAGGGGGGGCTTACTATGCCCTGGTCAACGCCCAGGTCAACCACTAA
- the LOC118375319 gene encoding ATP-dependent translocase ABCB1 isoform X7, whose amino-acid sequence MCCPPRDCPAPYVCCVWTDDRQLCTKWTAAQPYRRAYYFIGIGCAVFLLGTFQVMLFLLTATKQTKRIREKYFHAILHQQMSWFDTHQIGVLNVRLTDDINTINEGLGDKICVFVQFFCTFLSGFIIGFIFGWKLTLVILAVSPLLAGSAAVWSKILATLTSKELSAYAKAGAVAEEILVAIRTVVAFNGQKKAVERYERNLEDAKNFGIKKAITTNVSMGFTQFVIFGAYALAFWYGTKLSVDEPENYTIGKTITVFFSVMIGAFSLGQGAPNLEAIAKARGAAYEVYNTIDQPRPIDSSSKEGHKPDCVKGDIEFKNIHFSYPSRKDVKILQGVNLTVPRGKTIALVGASGCGKSTTIQLLQRFYDPDSGEITLDGRDIRTLNVKWLRENMGIVSQEPVLFGTTIAENIRYGREDATDEDIERAVREANAYDFISKLPDKLNTMVGERGAQLSGGQKQRIAIARALVKNPKILLLDEATSALDTQSESVVQAALDKARAGRTTIVIAHRLSTIRTADVIAGFSNGEVVEQGTHRELMAKKGVYYSLVMQQSQGKPEEDEEDPVEEDNPPKYEDLDSVLYDSSDMDELEVGNEEGIENGGFEKNSISSGRVEMKTTRRKSKKSKKDKKKEKKPDEAPDISFTRILALNKPEWPYMLVGTLSSLVGGAVYPCVAIIFAKIIGVFSEVDPEVKRQKTMMFSLLFLLIGGVAFVTYFLQGYMFGKSGELLTMRLRRQVFHAMMRQEIGWFDDNDNAVGVLTTRLATDASLVKGATGSRLGLATNTVCALTIAIVVAFIHSWQLTLLILACVPFLIGANFIQMRAMAGHASKDQGALEQSGKISTETVENFKTVVGLTREDVFFHKFMDSLERPYQNGLVKAPIYGLTFAVAQAIPYMVNAAIFRFGSWLIAHCHTEYENVFLVYSVIIFAAMNIGESASFAPDFAKAKVAAGRILGLLEKKPEIDIYSEEGEKPTDFVGDIEFRGIHFAYPTRQNVRVLQGLNVSVGPGQTLALVGESGCGKSTSIQLLERFYSPAEGQVLVDGLDTKTLNLSWLRSQLGLVSQEPILFDCSISENIQYGDNSREVSQDEIEEAAKNANIHDFIMGLPEKYNTRVGDKGTQMSGGQKQRIAIARALVRQPKVLLLDEATSALDTESEKIVQQALDAARQGRTCIVIAHRLSTIQNADQIAVIQYGQVTEQGTHTDLMAKGGAYYALVNAQVNH is encoded by the exons ACGTGCCTATTACTTCATTGGGATCGGTTGTGCTGTGTTCCTGCTGGGGACCTTTCAGGTGATGTTGTTCTTGTTGACAGCCACCAAACAGACCAAACGGATCCGGGAGAAATACTTCCATGCCATCCTCCACCAACAGATGTCCTGGTTTGATACACACCAGATAGGAGTTCTCAACGTCAGGTTAACAGA tgacatcaacacaATCAACGAAGGCCTTGGAGACAAGATCTGTGTGTTCGTGCAATTCTTCTGCACCTTCTTGTCAGGGTTCATCATTGGTTTCATCTTCGGCTGGAAGCTAACCCTCGTCATCCTGGCCGTCAGTCCTCTCCTGGCAGGATCAGCTGCCGTCTGGTCCAAA ATACTTGCCACCCTGACCAGTAAGGAGCTGTCTGCCTATGCCAAAGCAGGGGCGGTAGCTGAAGAGATACTGGTGGCTATCAGGACAGTTGTGGCTTTCAATGGACAGAAGAAAGCTGTGGAAAG GTATGAAAGAAACTTGGAGGATGCTAAAAACTTTGGAATAAAGAAAGCCATCACCACTAACGTGTCCATGGGCTTCACCCAGTTTGTCATATTTGGGGCGTACGCCTTGGCTTTCTGGTACGGGACCAAGCTCTCTGTAGACGAGCCTGAAAACTACACCATTGGAAAAACCATTACA GTCTTCTTCTCGGTGATGATTGGGGCGTTCTCTTTGGGCCAGGGTGCGCCTAACTTGGAAGCCATCGCCAAAGCCCGGGGTGCTGCCTATGAAGTCTACAATACCATTGACCAG CCGCGGCCCATAGACAGCAGTTCAAAGGAAGGTCACAAACCAGACTGTGTGAAAGGAGACATTGAATTCAAGAACATCCACTTCAGCTACCCCTCCAGGAAAGATGTCAAA ATTCTTCAAGGAGTGAATCTGACAGTGCCTCGTGGGAAGACCATAGCTCTGGTTGGAGCCAGTGGATGTGGGAAGAGCACCACCATTCAGCTACTGCAGCGCTTTTATGATCCCGACTCAGGAGAG ATTACCCTGGATGGTCGGGACATCCGGACCCTGAATGTGAAGTGGCTGAGGGAGAATATGGGTATCGTCAGTCAGGAACCTGTGCTATTCGGAACAACCATTGCAGAAAACATCCGCTATGGCAGAGAGGATGCCACAGATGAGGACATCGAACGGGCCGTGAGGGAGGCCAACGCGTACGACTTCATCTCCAAACTCCCCGAT AAGCTGAACACCATGGTGGGGGAGCGGGGAGCCCAGCTCAGTGGAGGACAGAAGCAGAGGATAGCTATCGcccgggccctggtcaaaaacccCAAGATCCTCCTGCTGGATGAGGCCACCTCCGCGCTGGACACCCAGAGTGAGTCGGTCGTTCAGGCCGCTCTGGATAAG GCCAGAGCGGGCCGCACCACAATAGTGATCGCCCACCGCCTGTCCACCATCAGAACAGCTGACGTGATCGCTGGCTTCAGCAACGGAGAGGTGGTGGAGCAGGGAACACACAGGGAACTGATGGCCAAGAAGGGGGTTTACTACTCTCTGGTCATGCAGCAG AGTCAAGGGAAGccagaggaagatgaagaggaccCTGTGGAAGAGGATAACCCTCCTAAATATGAGGATCTGGATTCTGTCCTATATGACTCATCTGACATGGATGAGCTGGAAGTGGGAAACGAGGAAGGAATAGAAAACGGCGGCTTTGAAAAGAACTCAATCAGCAGTGGCCGTGTGGAAATGAAGACGACCAGGAGGAAATCTAAGAAGTCCAAGAAGGACAAGAAG AAGGAAAAGAAACCAGATGAAGCTCCAGACATCTCCTTCACCAGAATCCTGGCCTTGAACAAGCCCGAGTGGCCGTACATGTTGGTAGGAACCCTGTCTAGCTTGGTGGGGGGAGCCGTTTATCCCTGTGTCGCCATCATCTTCGCCAAGATCATTGGA GTGTTTTCCGAGGTTGACCCGGAAGTCAAACGACAGAAAACCATGATGTTTTCCCTGCTCTTCCTTCTCATCGGAGGAGTGGCTTTTGTCACCTACTTCCTACAG GGTTACATGTTTGGAAAATCAGGAGAGCTTCTTACCATGAGGCTGAGGAGGCAGGTATTCCATGCCATGATGAGACAG GAGATTGGATGGTTTGATGACAACGACAATGCAGTGGGAGTTCTAACCACCAGATTGGCCACCGATGCATCTCTGGTTAAAGGG GCGACTGGGTCTAGGTTGGGTCTGGCCACCAACACAGTCTGTGCTCTCACCATCGCCATTGTGGTGGCCTTCATCCACAGCTGGCAGCTCACCCTCCTCATCCTCGCCTGTGTGCCCTTCCTCATTGGAGCCAACTTCATTCAGATGAGGGCCATGGCAGGCCACGCCTCCAAAGACCAGGGTGCCCTGGAGCAGTCTGGGAAG ATATCTACAGAGACCGTTGAAAACTTCAAGACAGTTGTTGGATTGACACGGGAGGACGTCTTCTTTCACAAGTTCATGGACAGTCTAGAAAGACCATACCA GAACGGTTTGGTGAAGGCTCCCATCTACGGACTAACATTTGCCGTTGCCCAAGCAATCCCTTACATGGTCAATGCTGCAATCTTCCGCTTTGGGTCCTGGCTTATTGCTCACTGTCACACAGAATATGAAAATGTTTTCCT TGTGTATTCTGTGATCATATTTGCTGCCATGAACATAGGAGAATCAGCATCTTTTGCTCCTGACTTTGCCAAAGCGAAAGTAGCTGCAGGAAGAATTCTTGGCTTGTTGGAGAAGAAACCAGAGATTGACATTTAcagtgaggagggggagaagccA ACGGACTTTGTCGGGGACATTGAGTTCCGAGGGATCCACTTTGCATACCCGACCCGTCAGAATGTGAGGGTTCTCCAGGGGTTGAACGTGTCAGTGGGGCCTGGTCAGACCCTGGCCCTGGTCGGGGAGAGTGGCTGTGGTAAAAGCACCTCCATTCAACTACTGGAGCGCTTCTATAGCCCTGCTGAAGGACAAGTG TTAGTGGATGGGTTGGATACTAAGACCCTGAACCTGTCGTGGCTGAGGTCTCAGCTGGGCCTGGTGTCCCAGGAGCCCATCCTGTTCGACTGCAGCATCTCAGAGAACATCCAGTACGGGGACAACAGCAGAGAGGTCTCCCAGGATGAGATAGAGGAGGCAGCCAAGAACGCCAACATCCATGACTTCATCATGGGCCTGCCAGAG aaATACAATACCAGGGTTGGGGACAAGGGGACCCAGATGTCTGGAGGTCAGAAACAGAGGATAGCCATCGCCAGAGCACTGGTCAGGCAGCCTAAAGTACTGCTGCTGGATGAAGCCACTTCCGCCCTGGACACAGAGAGTGAGAAG ATTGTCCAACAGGCCTTAGATGCCGCCCGGCAGGGCCGCACCTGCATCGTGATCGCCCATCGCCTGTCTACCATCCAGAACGCAGACCAGATAGCGGTAATTCAGTATGGTCAGGTGACAGAGCAGGGTACACATACTGACCTCATGGCTAAAGGGGGGGCTTACTATGCCCTGGTCAACGCCCAGGTCAACCACTAA
- the LOC118375319 gene encoding ATP-dependent translocase ABCB1 isoform X6 gives MGREDGDMPDSLPTIPEEVFAKGYPNLAFHEDKKPQEWMTEGQPTVDTERKPKKGLGRKKKEPAKAVGFFQLFRYATGCEVLLMIIGLLCAALHGIALPLMCVVFGQMTDSFVQSGQQLNLTATKQTKRIREKYFHAILHQQMSWFDTHQIGVLNVRLTDDINTINEGLGDKICVFVQFFCTFLSGFIIGFIFGWKLTLVILAVSPLLAGSAAVWSKILATLTSKELSAYAKAGAVAEEILVAIRTVVAFNGQKKAVERYERNLEDAKNFGIKKAITTNVSMGFTQFVIFGAYALAFWYGTKLSVDEPENYTIGKTITVFFSVMIGAFSLGQGAPNLEAIAKARGAAYEVYNTIDQPRPIDSSSKEGHKPDCVKGDIEFKNIHFSYPSRKDVKILQGVNLTVPRGKTIALVGASGCGKSTTIQLLQRFYDPDSGEITLDGRDIRTLNVKWLRENMGIVSQEPVLFGTTIAENIRYGREDATDEDIERAVREANAYDFISKLPDKLNTMVGERGAQLSGGQKQRIAIARALVKNPKILLLDEATSALDTQSESVVQAALDKARAGRTTIVIAHRLSTIRTADVIAGFSNGEVVEQGTHRELMAKKGVYYSLVMQQSQGKPEEDEEDPVEEDNPPKYEDLDSVLYDSSDMDELEVGNEEGIENGGFEKNSISSGRVEMKTTRRKSKKSKKDKKKEKKPDEAPDISFTRILALNKPEWPYMLVGTLSSLVGGAVYPCVAIIFAKIIGVFSEVDPEVKRQKTMMFSLLFLLIGGVAFVTYFLQGYMFGKSGELLTMRLRRQVFHAMMRQEIGWFDDNDNAVGVLTTRLATDASLVKGATGSRLGLATNTVCALTIAIVVAFIHSWQLTLLILACVPFLIGANFIQMRAMAGHASKDQGALEQSGKISTETVENFKTVVGLTREDVFFHKFMDSLERPYQNGLVKAPIYGLTFAVAQAIPYMVNAAIFRFGSWLIAHCHTEYENVFLVYSVIIFAAMNIGESASFAPDFAKAKVAAGRILGLLEKKPEIDIYSEEGEKPTDFVGDIEFRGIHFAYPTRQNVRVLQGLNVSVGPGQTLALVGESGCGKSTSIQLLERFYSPAEGQVLVDGLDTKTLNLSWLRSQLGLVSQEPILFDCSISENIQYGDNSREVSQDEIEEAAKNANIHDFIMGLPEKYNTRVGDKGTQMSGGQKQRIAIARALVRQPKVLLLDEATSALDTESEKIVQQALDAARQGRTCIVIAHRLSTIQNADQIAVIQYGQVTEQGTHTDLMAKGGAYYALVNAQVNH, from the exons CCACCAAACAGACCAAACGGATCCGGGAGAAATACTTCCATGCCATCCTCCACCAACAGATGTCCTGGTTTGATACACACCAGATAGGAGTTCTCAACGTCAGGTTAACAGA tgacatcaacacaATCAACGAAGGCCTTGGAGACAAGATCTGTGTGTTCGTGCAATTCTTCTGCACCTTCTTGTCAGGGTTCATCATTGGTTTCATCTTCGGCTGGAAGCTAACCCTCGTCATCCTGGCCGTCAGTCCTCTCCTGGCAGGATCAGCTGCCGTCTGGTCCAAA ATACTTGCCACCCTGACCAGTAAGGAGCTGTCTGCCTATGCCAAAGCAGGGGCGGTAGCTGAAGAGATACTGGTGGCTATCAGGACAGTTGTGGCTTTCAATGGACAGAAGAAAGCTGTGGAAAG GTATGAAAGAAACTTGGAGGATGCTAAAAACTTTGGAATAAAGAAAGCCATCACCACTAACGTGTCCATGGGCTTCACCCAGTTTGTCATATTTGGGGCGTACGCCTTGGCTTTCTGGTACGGGACCAAGCTCTCTGTAGACGAGCCTGAAAACTACACCATTGGAAAAACCATTACA GTCTTCTTCTCGGTGATGATTGGGGCGTTCTCTTTGGGCCAGGGTGCGCCTAACTTGGAAGCCATCGCCAAAGCCCGGGGTGCTGCCTATGAAGTCTACAATACCATTGACCAG CCGCGGCCCATAGACAGCAGTTCAAAGGAAGGTCACAAACCAGACTGTGTGAAAGGAGACATTGAATTCAAGAACATCCACTTCAGCTACCCCTCCAGGAAAGATGTCAAA ATTCTTCAAGGAGTGAATCTGACAGTGCCTCGTGGGAAGACCATAGCTCTGGTTGGAGCCAGTGGATGTGGGAAGAGCACCACCATTCAGCTACTGCAGCGCTTTTATGATCCCGACTCAGGAGAG ATTACCCTGGATGGTCGGGACATCCGGACCCTGAATGTGAAGTGGCTGAGGGAGAATATGGGTATCGTCAGTCAGGAACCTGTGCTATTCGGAACAACCATTGCAGAAAACATCCGCTATGGCAGAGAGGATGCCACAGATGAGGACATCGAACGGGCCGTGAGGGAGGCCAACGCGTACGACTTCATCTCCAAACTCCCCGAT AAGCTGAACACCATGGTGGGGGAGCGGGGAGCCCAGCTCAGTGGAGGACAGAAGCAGAGGATAGCTATCGcccgggccctggtcaaaaacccCAAGATCCTCCTGCTGGATGAGGCCACCTCCGCGCTGGACACCCAGAGTGAGTCGGTCGTTCAGGCCGCTCTGGATAAG GCCAGAGCGGGCCGCACCACAATAGTGATCGCCCACCGCCTGTCCACCATCAGAACAGCTGACGTGATCGCTGGCTTCAGCAACGGAGAGGTGGTGGAGCAGGGAACACACAGGGAACTGATGGCCAAGAAGGGGGTTTACTACTCTCTGGTCATGCAGCAG AGTCAAGGGAAGccagaggaagatgaagaggaccCTGTGGAAGAGGATAACCCTCCTAAATATGAGGATCTGGATTCTGTCCTATATGACTCATCTGACATGGATGAGCTGGAAGTGGGAAACGAGGAAGGAATAGAAAACGGCGGCTTTGAAAAGAACTCAATCAGCAGTGGCCGTGTGGAAATGAAGACGACCAGGAGGAAATCTAAGAAGTCCAAGAAGGACAAGAAG AAGGAAAAGAAACCAGATGAAGCTCCAGACATCTCCTTCACCAGAATCCTGGCCTTGAACAAGCCCGAGTGGCCGTACATGTTGGTAGGAACCCTGTCTAGCTTGGTGGGGGGAGCCGTTTATCCCTGTGTCGCCATCATCTTCGCCAAGATCATTGGA GTGTTTTCCGAGGTTGACCCGGAAGTCAAACGACAGAAAACCATGATGTTTTCCCTGCTCTTCCTTCTCATCGGAGGAGTGGCTTTTGTCACCTACTTCCTACAG GGTTACATGTTTGGAAAATCAGGAGAGCTTCTTACCATGAGGCTGAGGAGGCAGGTATTCCATGCCATGATGAGACAG GAGATTGGATGGTTTGATGACAACGACAATGCAGTGGGAGTTCTAACCACCAGATTGGCCACCGATGCATCTCTGGTTAAAGGG GCGACTGGGTCTAGGTTGGGTCTGGCCACCAACACAGTCTGTGCTCTCACCATCGCCATTGTGGTGGCCTTCATCCACAGCTGGCAGCTCACCCTCCTCATCCTCGCCTGTGTGCCCTTCCTCATTGGAGCCAACTTCATTCAGATGAGGGCCATGGCAGGCCACGCCTCCAAAGACCAGGGTGCCCTGGAGCAGTCTGGGAAG ATATCTACAGAGACCGTTGAAAACTTCAAGACAGTTGTTGGATTGACACGGGAGGACGTCTTCTTTCACAAGTTCATGGACAGTCTAGAAAGACCATACCA GAACGGTTTGGTGAAGGCTCCCATCTACGGACTAACATTTGCCGTTGCCCAAGCAATCCCTTACATGGTCAATGCTGCAATCTTCCGCTTTGGGTCCTGGCTTATTGCTCACTGTCACACAGAATATGAAAATGTTTTCCT TGTGTATTCTGTGATCATATTTGCTGCCATGAACATAGGAGAATCAGCATCTTTTGCTCCTGACTTTGCCAAAGCGAAAGTAGCTGCAGGAAGAATTCTTGGCTTGTTGGAGAAGAAACCAGAGATTGACATTTAcagtgaggagggggagaagccA ACGGACTTTGTCGGGGACATTGAGTTCCGAGGGATCCACTTTGCATACCCGACCCGTCAGAATGTGAGGGTTCTCCAGGGGTTGAACGTGTCAGTGGGGCCTGGTCAGACCCTGGCCCTGGTCGGGGAGAGTGGCTGTGGTAAAAGCACCTCCATTCAACTACTGGAGCGCTTCTATAGCCCTGCTGAAGGACAAGTG TTAGTGGATGGGTTGGATACTAAGACCCTGAACCTGTCGTGGCTGAGGTCTCAGCTGGGCCTGGTGTCCCAGGAGCCCATCCTGTTCGACTGCAGCATCTCAGAGAACATCCAGTACGGGGACAACAGCAGAGAGGTCTCCCAGGATGAGATAGAGGAGGCAGCCAAGAACGCCAACATCCATGACTTCATCATGGGCCTGCCAGAG aaATACAATACCAGGGTTGGGGACAAGGGGACCCAGATGTCTGGAGGTCAGAAACAGAGGATAGCCATCGCCAGAGCACTGGTCAGGCAGCCTAAAGTACTGCTGCTGGATGAAGCCACTTCCGCCCTGGACACAGAGAGTGAGAAG ATTGTCCAACAGGCCTTAGATGCCGCCCGGCAGGGCCGCACCTGCATCGTGATCGCCCATCGCCTGTCTACCATCCAGAACGCAGACCAGATAGCGGTAATTCAGTATGGTCAGGTGACAGAGCAGGGTACACATACTGACCTCATGGCTAAAGGGGGGGCTTACTATGCCCTGGTCAACGCCCAGGTCAACCACTAA